Part of the Oncorhynchus gorbuscha isolate QuinsamMale2020 ecotype Even-year unplaced genomic scaffold, OgorEven_v1.0 Un_scaffold_5841, whole genome shotgun sequence genome, ACAATTGTTGATATCTTGACTAAAAAGTCTCAATTTTATCCCTTCCTCTTGGTTTTAATCTACTATAGTGACAGGCAGCTGGGTGAATAGTACCATGGATTTAATCTACTATAGTGACAGGCAGTAGGGTGAATAGTACCATGGATTTAATCTACTATAGTGACAGGCAGCTGGGTGAATAGTACCATGGTTTTAATCTACTGTAATGACAGGCAGCTGGGTGAATAGTACCATGGTTTAAATCTACTATAGTGACAGGCAGCTGGGTGAATAGTACCATGGTTTTAATCTACTATAGTGACAGGCAGTAGGGTGAATAGTACCATGGTTTTAATCTACTATAGTGACAGGCAGCTGGGTGAATAGTACCATGGTTTAAATCTACTATAGTGACAGGCAGCTGGGTGAATAGTACCATGGTTTTAATCTACTATAGTGACAGGCAGCTGGGTGAATAGTACCATGGTTTAAATATACTATAGTGACAGGCAGTAGGGTGAATAGTACCATGGTTTAAATCTACTATAGTGACAGGCAGCTGGGTGAATAGTACCATGGTTTAAATATACTATAGTGACAGGCAGCTGGGTGAATAGTACCATGGTTTTAATCTACTATAGTGACAGGCAGCTGGGTGAATAGTACCATGGTTTTAATCTACTGTAGTGACAGGCAGCTGGGTGAATAGTACCATGGTTTAAATCTACTATAGTGACAGGCAGCTGGGTGAATAGTACCATGGTTTTAATCTACTATAGTGACAGGCAGTAGGGTGAATAGTACCATGGTTTAAATATACTATAGTGACAGGCAGCTGGGTGAAGAGTACCATGGTTTAAATCTACTATAGTGACAGGCAGCTGGGTGAATAGTACCATGGTTTTAATCTACTATAGTGACAGGCAGCTGGGTGAATAGTACCATGGTTTAAATATACTATAGTGACAGGCAGTAGGGTGAATAGTACAATGGTTTAAATCTACTATAGTGACAGGCAGCTGGGTGAATAGTACCATGGTTTAAATATACTATAGTGACAGGCAGCTGGGTGAATAGTACCATGGTTTGAATCTACTATAGTGACAGGCAGCTGGGTGAATAGTACCATGGTTTTAATCTACTATAGTGACAGGCAGCTGGGTGAATAGTACCATGGTTTAAATCTACTATAGTGACAGGCAGCTGGGTGAATAGTACCATGGTTTTAATCTACTATAGTGACAGGCAGCTGGGTGAATAGTACCATGGTTTTAATCTACTATAGTGACAGGCAGTAGGGTGAATAGTACAATGGTTTAAATATACTATAGTGACAGGCAGCTGGGTGAAGAGTACCATGGTTTAAATATACTATAGTGACAGGCAGCTGGGTGAAGAGTACCATGGTTTAAATCTACTATAGTGACAGGCAGCTGGGTGAATAGTACCATGGTTTTAATCTACTATAGTGACAGGCAGCTGGGTGAATAGTACCATGGTTTAAATATACTATAGTGACAGGCAGTAGGGTGAATAGTACAATGGTTTAAATCTACTATAGTGACAGGCAGCTGGGTGAATAGTACCATGGTTTAAATATACTATAGTGACAGGCAGCTGGGTGAATAGTACCATGGTTTTAATCTACTATAGTGACAGGCAGCTGGGTGAATAGTACCATGGTTTTAATCTACTATAGTGACAGGCAGCTGGGTGAATAGTACCATGGTTTAAATCTACTATAGTGACAGGCAGCTGGGTGAATAGTACCATGGTTTTAATCTACTATAGTGACAGGCAGCTGGGTGAATAGTACCATGGTTTTAATCTACTATAGTGACAGGCAGTAGGGTGAATAGTACAATGGTTTAAATATACTATAGTGACAGGCAGTAGGGTGAATAGTACAATGGTTTAAATATACTATAGTGACAGGCAGCTGGGTGAATAGTACCATGGTTTAAATATACTATAGTGACAGGCAGCTGGGTGAATAGTACCATGGTTTAAATATACTATAGTGACAGGCAGTAGGGTGAATAGTACAATGGTTTAAATATACTATAGTGACAGGCAGTAGGGTGAATAGTACCATGGTTTTGCCAACTTGGTATCCATCGGGAGCAAGGTCCACCTGGCCCAGATACTGTCCGATGCCTTCCTGGGTGGCACTGGTGCCCTCGGGTAGCAGCACACGGAAGTGGCGGATGAAATCCTGCCAGGCAAGTAGAGGGAAaatgagaaacacacacaaaatggTTATTATAAATGTAGGAGGCAGTCCTCAACGGCCACTGTCTCTACTGGTTGACTCTTCTCTATGTACTGATCAGCTGTTTGACTGGCCTTCTCTCCATTGGTCTGAATCTGTCACAGGGAGCACAAAACACTGCAGCCCCTGAGGATTGGAGCTGTTCATTTCTAAGTGACATCACCAGCTAGTCTGAGGACAAGATCCAGTTTGGGGCACATGTGGTTTTAGGGATAGTCCATGGTGATATTTACAGGGAGACTAACTAACATCATCCCAAAAAAGATTCACTCTGCCACTCCTCCAAACGGAGGACCGTTGTCTGATGTCAACACAGTAGGGCAGTCTGGGAAACCGGTGAAAGCTGTAGGggtgtggctgactgactgggaaACAGATGCTGTGTTTTTATAATTACCCCCACAGGGCCGAGTGTTTCATTACAGACTATAGAGGCCCTGTTCTCCACCATGACATCAGGACAGTCTTCAGAAGATGACACGCGCACCAGATATTTTTCATCATCACAGAGGACCGCAGCTCTAATCTGTCAGGGGAATTCAGATAAATGACAATGTCAGGCTGAGGCTAAAACTATCTCGTGTTGTGAGTAAGTTAATGAGCGTATGGGCGGGGCATTCCTTCTCGTTTCACCGTCAAGGTTGTGTATTACAAACGTTCCATCACAGTGGTTTTTCCCGGTGATCTAATGTTTGGCTTCCACAGCTGTAAACACTAGTTCAACGGTTCCTTACAGGACAAGCAATACACGAAAATAAAAGGTGATGCTACTATAAAACTGAAGGATTTGCTAAAAGTACAGTAACAAGCTAGACACTAGACAATCTATAACATTATTGTGACATTACTGTACCCAACTAGTCATATTCAAATGCAACCTAACTTAAGAGCACTGTCCTAATAGTCCCACAATACTATCATACAAACATCAAACTTAGTCTTCGAGACAATATGACCACCACTTCAAATCGCAAGCAAGTAATTTCTTACAGCAGATGCCATTGTTTGCTCAATGAATAGCACAATAAGTTGCATACAACTGATCCCAATCACCAAGCCAACTGAAACACAGAAAGAAGTGGAAACAATGACTCAGATGTTGGACTTGACTTGGAGGTTACTGAGCAACAGAGGACATGACTCTGAGGTTGCTGAGCAACAGAGGGCATGACTCGGAGGTTGCTGAGCAACAGAGGGCATGACTCGGAGGTTGCTGAGCAACAGAGGGCATGACTCGGAGGTTGCTGAGCAACAGAGGGCATGACTCGGAGGTTGCTGAGCAACAGAGGGCATGACTCGGAGGTTGCTGAGCAACAGAGGGCATGACTCGGAGGTTGCTGAGCAACAGAGGGCATGACTCGGAGGTTGCTGAGCAACAGAGGGCATGACTCGGAGGTTGCTGAGCAACAGAGGGCATGCGGAGGTTGCTGAGCAACAGAGGGCATGACTCGGAGGTTGCTGAGCAACAGAGGCATGACTCTGAGGTTGCTGAGCAACAGAGGGCATGACTCTGAGGTTGCTGAGCAACAGAGGGCATGACTCGGAGGTTGCTGAGCAACAGAGGGCATGACTCGGAGGTTGCTGAGCAACAGAGGGCATGACTCGGAGGTTGCTGAGCAACAGAGGGCATGACTCGGAGGTTGCTGAGCAACAGAGGGCATGACTCGGAGGTTGCTGAGCAACAGAGGGCATGACTCGGAGGTTGCTGAGCAACAGAGGGCATGACTCGGAGGTTGCTGAGCAACAGAGGACATGACTCGGAGGTTGCTGAGCAACAGAGGACATGACTCGGAGGTTGCTGAGCAACAGAGGACATGACTCGGAGGTTGCTGAGCAACAGAGGACATGACTCGGAGGTTGCTGAGCAACAGAGGACATGACTCGGAGGTTGCTGAGCAACAGAGGACATGACTCGGAGGTTGCTGAGCAACAGAGGACATGACTCGGAGGTTGCTGAGCAACAGAGGACATGACTCGGAGGTTGCTGAGCAACAGAGGACATGACTCGGAGGTTGCTGAGCAACAGAGGACATGACTCGGAGGTTGCTGAGCAACAGAGGACATGACTCGGAGGTTGCTGAGCAACAGAGGACATGACTCGGAGGTTGCTGAGCAACAGAGGACATGACTCGGAGGTtactgaggaacagaggacatgactCGGAGGTTACTGAGGAATAGAGGAAATTGCACCAGGGCTCGAGTCCACACCACCTTTGGACAGAAGGAAAATGTTAACGTCGTCGCTAATGAGTGACTGAAACTTGCACTCTTTGTTTCATGTTTACAGGGGAGAAGACCGGGCAGATTAACTGACTAATGTCTACGATGTGAGTGTTTCTAGGAGAGAAGACCGGCAGATTAACACTGACTAATGTCTACGATGTGAGTGTTTCTAGGAGAGAAGACCGGCAGATTAACTGACTAATGTCTACGATGTGAGTGTTTCTAGGAGAGAAGACCGGCAGGTTAACACTGACTAATGTCTACGATGTGAGTGTTTCTAGGAGAGAAGACCGGCAGGTTAACACTGACTAATGTCTACGATGTGAGTGTTTCTAGGAGAGAAGACCGGCAGATTAACACTGACTAATGTCTACGATGTGAGTGTTTCTAGGAGAGAAGACCGGCAGATTAACACTGACTAATGTCTACGATGTGAGTGTTTCTAGGAGAGAAGACCGGCAGATTAACACTGACTAATGTCTACGATGTGAGTGTTTCTAGGAGAGAAGACCGGCAGATTAACACTGACTAATGTGTACGATGTGAGTGTTTCTAGGAGAGAAGACCGGCAGGTTAACACTGACTAATGTCTACGATGTGAGTGTTTCTAGGAGAGAAGACCGGCAGATTAACACTGACTAATGTCTACGATGTGAGTGTTTCTAGGAGAGAAGACCGGCAGATTAACACTGACTGATGTGTACGATGTGAGTGTTTCTAGGAGAGAAGACCGGCAGATTAACACTGACTAATGTCTACGATGTGAGTGTTTCTAGGAGAGAAGACCGGCAGATTAACACTGACTAATGTCTACGATGTGAGTGTTTCTAGGAGAGAAGACCGGCAGATTAACACTGACTGATGTGTACGATGTGAGTGTTTCTAGGAGAGAAGACCGGCAGATTaatactgactaatgtctacgATGTGAGTGTTTCAAGGAGAGAAGACCGGCAGATTAACACTGACTAATGTCTACGATGTGAGTGTTTCTAGGAGAGAAGACCGGCAGATTAACACTGACTAATGTCTACGATGTGAGTGTTTCTAGGGGAGAAGACCGGCAGATTAACACTGACTAATGTCTACGATGTGAGTGTTTCTAGGAGAGAAGACCGGCAGATTAACACTGACTGATGTGTACGATGTGAGTGTTTCTAGGAGAGAAGACCGGCAGATTaatactgactaatgtctacgATGTGAGTGTTTCTAGGAGAGAAGACCGGCAGATTAACACTGACTAATGTCTACGATGTGAGTGTTTCTAGGAGAGAAGACCGGCAGATTaatactgactaatgtctacgATGTGAGTGTTTCTAGGGGAGAAGACCGGCAGATTAACACTGACTAATGTCTACGATGTGAGTGTTTCTAGGAGAGAAGACCGGCAGATTAACACTGACTAATGTCTACGATGTGAGTGTTTCTAGGAGAGAAGACCGGCAGATTAACACTGACTGATGTTTCTAGGAGAGAAGACCGGCAGATTAACTGACTAATGTCTGATGTGAGTGTTTCTAGGAGAGAAGACCGGCAGATTAACTGACTAATGTCTACGATGTGAGTGTTTCTAGGAGAGAAGACCGGCAGATTAACACTGACTAATGTCTACGATGTGAGTGTTTCTAGGAGAGAAGACCGGCAGATTAACACTGACTAATGTCTACGATGTGAGTGTTTCTAGGAGAGAAGACCGGCAGGTTAACACTGACTAATGTCTACGATGTGAGTGTTTCTAGGAGAGAAGACCGGCAGGTTAACACTGACTAATGTCTACGATGTGAGTGTTTCTAGGAGAGAAGACCGGCAGATTAACACTGACTAATGTCTACGATGTGAGTGTTTCTAGGAGAGAAGACCGGCAGGTTAACACTGACTAATGTCTATGATGTGAGTGTTTCTAGGAGAGAAGACCGGCAGGTTAACACTGACTAATGTCTACGATGTGAGACAGACTGGTAGATGGGGTAAATTAGggatgagagtgtgtgtgcatgtatgtatatatgtttgtgtatgtgtgcgtgtgtgtgtgtatatataaactcagcaaaaaaagaaatgtccctttttcaggaccctgtctttcaaagataattcgtaaaaatccaaataacttcacagatctacattgtaaagggtttaagcactgtttcctatgcttgttcaatgaactataaacaattaatgaacatgcacctgtggaacggtcgagAAGACAAAcaccttacagacagtaggcaattaaggtcacagttatgaaaaattaggacactagagagacctttctactgactctgaaaaacaccaatagaaagatgcccagggtccctgctcatctgcgtgaacgtgccttaggcatgctacaCAGCGCcgtgaggactgcagatgtggctagggcaataaattgcaatgttcgtactgtgagacgccgaagacagcgctacagggagacaggatggacatctgatcgtcctcgcagtggcagaccacgtgtaacaacacctgcacaggatcggtacagccaaacatcacacctgtgggacaggtacaggatggcaaaaacaactgcccgagttagaCAAGGAACGCACAGCACAATCCCTCTATCAGTGCTatgactgtccgcaataggcttagagaggctggactgagggcttctaggcctgttgtaaggcaggtcctcaccagacatcaccggcaacaaagtcgcctatgggcacaaacccaccgttgctggaccagacaggactggcaaaaagtgctcttcaaaagtgctattcactgacgagtcgcggttttgtctcaccaggggttgtgagctgtgaggggaacggcacctcagtacctccaggctctgatcaggccctacacccaaacaagggcactgcgttcatccacctctggcctgctcgcctccctaccactgaggaagtacagctcccgctcagcccagtcaaaactgttcgctgctctggccccccaatggtggaacaaactccctcacgacgccaggacagcggagtcaatcaccaccttcctgagacacctgaaaccccacctctttaaggaatacctaggataggataagtaatccctctcacccccccccccctttaagatttagatgcactattgtaaagtgactgttccactggatgtcataaggtgaatgcaccaatttgtaagtcgctctggataagagcgtctgccaaatgatttaaatgtaaatgtaatggtcgGATTCgcttttatcgtcgaaggaatgagcctTACACCGATGCCTGTACTctagagcgggatcgatttggaggtggtgggtctgtcatggtctggggcagtgtgtcacagcatcctcagactgagcttgttgtcattgcaggaaatcaacgctgtgcattacatggaagacatcctcctcccctcctcactcaTGTGGTAcccatcctgacatgaccctccagcatgataatgccaccagccatactgctcgttctgtgcaagatttcctgcaagacaggaatttcagtgttctgccatggccatcgaagagcccggatctcaatcccattgagcatgtctgggacctgttggatctgagggtgagggccattccccacagaaatgtccgggaacttgcaggtgcctttgtggaagagtggggtaacatctcacagcaagaacagtcaaatctggtgcagtccatgaggagatgcactgcagtacttaatgcagctggtggccacaccagatactgactaatacttttgattttgaccccccctttgttcagggacacattattaaatttatgttagtcacatgtctgtggaacttgttcagtttatgtttataatgttcatacaaatatttacacatgttaagtttgatgaaaaactcattgacagtgagaggatgtttctttttagtttgtgtgtgtgtgtgtgtgtgtgtgtgtgtgtgtgagtttgagtaTGTGTCTGTGCATCTGTATCAAAATGCTTACCTGGAAGGTGTATTTGATGCTGTAGCCTGACTGGCGGATGCGCACGGTCTCCAGCATACCCGTGTAGCGGAGCTGCCTGAGCACCAGGCCCTCGTTGAAGCGCAGGGGCAGCTTCTCTGCATTAGAACGGATGCATTTGACAAAGTAGGGCTCTGATTGGCCCAGAGTCTCCATCAGCTTATTGAGAGAGGCCTGTGGTAGGACAGATCAGGGGTGCCATCATTAGTCCAAAacgtttattaaaaaaaaaaacctgttAATATCTCCAAACGGAAAACATTTCTATTGGACAATttcaggtaggcccctccctgtttcgtttgcttctgtttggttcctagtgaatacatacCAGGGCATTGACTTCACCAAAAACATATTAAAACATCGTATAAACAGACAGAAATACACGGACGGCACATGGGCTTTGTTGGTTTtatagcagggaggagaggtttTGTTGGTGTACTGTGGCTTGTTTTATAGCAGGGAGAAGTGCTTTTGTCTGGTGTGAATAAATTGTTGTCATATCTTTATAACCTTTTTAACAACATAATAAAAGACTGTCTAGAATAAAAGGCTAGTGTGTCCTTGGCTGCTGTAGCATGGAGggttggggtgaggagagagacgggtcCTCTTGGGTTCTCTTGTGCCGGACAACAAGAAACAGACTGGATGAGGTCCATCtgaatgcttcttacgaagccactccttcgttgcccgggcggtgtatttgggatcattgtcatgctgaaagacccagccacgtttaatcttcaatgcccttgctgatggaaggaggttttcactcaaaatctcacgatacatggccccattcattctttcctttacacggatcagtcgtcctggtccctttgcagaaaaacagccccaaagcatgatgtttccacccccatgcttcacagtaggtatggtgttctttggatgcaactcagcattctttgtcctccaaacaagaCGAGTtgtgtttttaccaaaaagttctattttggtttcatctgaccatatgacattctcccaatcttcttctggatcatccaaatgctctctagcaaatttcagacgggcctggacatgtactggcttaagcagagggacatgtctggcactgcaggatttgagtccctggcggcgtagtgtgttactgatggtaggctttgttactttggtcccagctctctgcaggtcattcactaagtccccccgtgtggttctgggatttttgctcattttaaccccacggggtgagatcttgcgtggagccccagatcgagggagattatcagtggtcttgtatgtcttcaatttcctaataattgctcccacagttgatttcttcaaaccaagctgcttacctattgcagattcagtcttcccagcctggtgcaggtctacaattttgtttctggtgtccttcatccagaacgccgcagcccgtctagtgttcaaccttcccaagttctctcacgtcaccccgctcctccgctctctccactggcttccagttgaagctcgcatccgctacaagaccatggtgcttgcctacggagctgtgaggggaacggcacctcagtacctccaggctctgatcaggccctacacccaaataagggcactgcgttcatccacctctggcctgctcgcctccctaccactgaggaagtacagttcccgctcagcccagtcaaaactgttcgctgctctggctccccaatggtggaacaaactccctcacgacgccaggacagcggagtcaatcaccaccttccggagacacctgaaaccccacctctttaaggaatacctaggataggataaagtaatccttctcaccccctccccccttaaaatatgtagatgcactattgtaaagtggctgttccactggatgtcataaggtgaatgcaccaatttgtaagtcgctctggataagagcgtctgctaaatgacttaaatgtaatgtaaatgtctttgacagctctttggtcttggccatagtggagtttggagtgtgactgtttgaggttgtggacaggtgtcttttatactgataacaagttcaaacaggtgccattaatacacgtaacaagtggaggacagaggatcatcttaaagaagaagttacaagtctgtgagagccagaaatcttgcttgtttgtaggtgaccaaatacttattttccaccataatttgcaaattaattaattaaaaatcctacaatgtgattttctggattttcttttctcattttgtctgtcatagttgaagtgtacctatgataaaaattacaggcctctctcatctttttaagtgggagaacttacaattgattttttttgccccactgtgtgtatgtgtgtatgtgtgtatgtgtgtatgtgtgtatgtgtgtatgtgtgtatgtgtgtgtgtgtgtgtatgtgtgtatgtgtgtatgtatgtatgtatgtatatatgtatatatgtatgtatgtatgtatgtatgtatgtatgtatgtatgtatgtatgtatgtatgtatgtatgtatgtatgtatgtatgtatgtatgtatgtatgtatgtatgtatgtatgtatgtatgtatgtatgtatgtatgtgtgtgtgtgtgtgtgtgtctgtgtggtgtggcTATTTCGGTGGCCAGGAATGCACTTCCCCCCCACTCCACTCAGAAGATGTAAGCAATCAGCCACACAACAGGATGTGGGAAGTGATGTCACCACTCGCAGCCTTCTGCCCAGGCTTCCTGCCAGCCAGAGAGGGTTAGAGTACAGGCCAGGGCTAGGGGATATGGGATTGTTGTTGTGGGGGTGGTCACGCCTCTTTACTCTCATACTGCGTCCCAAATGCCCCCCCCACACTCCaggtcctggtcaaaactagtgcactatgtagggaatagggagtcatttgggactcctcctcccccactgtgAGCCAGGAGCAATAGAGACAGCCAGGCATGAGAAAAGACACAACAGAGGAGTTAAGAAAGACAAGATGgtgggaggggatggagagatgattaCGGCTGTGATAAACGGGATGATTATAACTGAGATGAGTTGACAATGTCCCCTTCTGTTTCATCAGCCTACTCAGCTGGTCTTAGAGAAGCTGGGGACTTCCATATTTAAGTATTTACCTTTACTTTGGTGACTACAAAGTCATTTTTAAACCTAGATTGAAAGTAACTGTTCTTTCTGGAAGGTGTGCTGCACCATTTCCCCTACATTTTCCCCCAACATAGTCCAGCAATTTGAGTTCAACCATTGAGCATCAGCCCCTTGTCATATGAGACAGCAGGCAAGATGCACAGGATGAACACACAGCAGGGCGAGAGC contains:
- the LOC124029233 gene encoding unconventional myosin-IXAa-like, whose amino-acid sequence is METLGQSEPYFVKCIRSNAEKLPLRFNEGLVLRQLRYTGMLETVRIRQSGYSIKYTFQDFIRHFRVLLPEGTSATQEGIGQYLGQVDLAPDGYQVGKTMVFLREVERQRLQALLHREVLNRIVTLQRRFRALLERKHFTRMRLAATTIQ